The following proteins come from a genomic window of Denitromonas sp.:
- the ttdA gene encoding L(+)-tartrate dehydratase subunit alpha: protein MDKEVAIQSLTDTMAKFTAYIGKRLPKDVKAKLADLRTMETNPLAKSIYDSMAGNQEAADKLDRPSCQDTGVIQYFVEAGARFPMLGELEEILREATAEATRMGPLRHNAVETFDEKNTGTNTGTQIPWLDWRIVPDSDTCTIDVYMAGGGCTLPGAAKVLMPGQGYEGVAEFVMDVITERGVNACPPLLVGVGVSTSVETAARLSKLAIMRPVDSKSTNERAALMEELLEQGLNEIGIGPQGLTGNNSVMGVNIESSARHPSTIGVAVNTGCWAHRRGKIRINADLSYDILSHEGVVL, encoded by the coding sequence ATGGATAAGGAAGTTGCCATCCAGTCCCTCACGGACACCATGGCGAAATTCACTGCGTATATCGGTAAGCGTCTGCCAAAGGACGTGAAGGCAAAACTCGCTGACCTGCGCACGATGGAAACCAACCCGCTGGCCAAATCGATTTACGACTCGATGGCCGGCAACCAGGAAGCGGCCGACAAGCTCGACCGACCCAGCTGCCAGGACACCGGGGTCATCCAGTATTTCGTCGAAGCGGGTGCCCGTTTCCCGATGCTCGGCGAACTCGAAGAGATCCTGCGCGAAGCCACGGCTGAAGCCACTCGCATGGGTCCGCTGCGCCACAACGCGGTCGAGACCTTCGACGAGAAAAACACCGGCACCAACACTGGCACGCAGATTCCGTGGCTGGACTGGCGCATCGTGCCCGACAGCGACACCTGCACCATCGACGTGTACATGGCCGGTGGCGGCTGCACGCTGCCCGGTGCGGCCAAAGTGCTCATGCCCGGCCAGGGCTACGAGGGCGTGGCTGAATTCGTGATGGATGTGATTACCGAACGTGGCGTCAACGCGTGCCCGCCCTTGCTGGTCGGTGTCGGCGTTTCCACCTCGGTCGAAACGGCGGCACGCCTGTCCAAGCTCGCGATCATGCGTCCGGTGGATTCGAAGAGCACCAACGAGCGCGCTGCACTCATGGAAGAACTGCTGGAGCAAGGCCTGAACGAGATCGGCATCGGTCCCCAGGGGCTGACCGGCAACAACAGTGTGATGGGCGTCAATATCGAATCGTCCGCGCGCCACCCCTCAACCATTGGCGTGGCGGTCAATACCGGCTGCTGGGCTCACCGCCGCGGCAAGATCCGGATCAACGCCGATCTGTCCTACGACATCCTGTCCCACGAAGGAGTGGTGCTGTGA
- the ttdB gene encoding L(+)-tartrate dehydratase subunit beta, whose protein sequence is MKKILTTPIKDEDLKSLNVGDVVYLTGRLVTCRDVAHRRLIEQGRELPVNLEGGAIFHAGPIVRKKDDGNFEMVSIGPTTSMRMEKFEREFIKQTGVKLIVGKGGMGPETAAGCQEHTAVHAIFPGGCAVLAATQVEEIEGAEWQDLGMPETLWINRVKEFGPLIISIDTKGNNLIAQNKGTFNEKKKSILEKINKQLSFIK, encoded by the coding sequence GTGAAGAAGATTCTGACAACGCCCATCAAGGACGAAGATCTGAAGAGCCTGAACGTCGGTGACGTGGTGTACCTGACCGGTCGCCTGGTGACCTGTCGAGACGTGGCCCACCGGCGCCTCATCGAGCAGGGGCGCGAGTTGCCCGTCAATCTCGAAGGCGGTGCCATCTTTCATGCGGGCCCTATCGTGCGCAAGAAGGATGATGGCAACTTCGAGATGGTCTCGATCGGCCCGACCACCAGCATGCGTATGGAAAAATTCGAGCGCGAGTTCATCAAGCAGACCGGTGTGAAGCTTATCGTTGGTAAGGGCGGCATGGGGCCGGAGACGGCGGCAGGCTGTCAGGAACACACGGCCGTTCACGCCATCTTCCCGGGCGGCTGTGCCGTGCTGGCGGCGACTCAGGTCGAGGAGATCGAAGGTGCTGAGTGGCAGGATCTGGGTATGCCTGAGACGCTCTGGATCAACCGGGTGAAGGAATTCGGCCCGCTGATCATTTCGATCGACACCAAGGGCAATAACCTCATCGCCCAGAACAAGGGCACCTTCAACGAGAAGAAAAAGTCCATCCTCGAGAAGATCAACAAGCAGCTGAGCTTCATCAAATAA
- a CDS encoding glycerate kinase → MTSRPDPRQLLRDMLDAAIASAQAERCIPPYLPEPPPGRLIVIGAGKASAEMAHVVEQNWAGVLTGLVVTRYGYAVPCERIEIVEAAHPVPDEAGLNAARRILKLVSGLTAEDMVLCLISGGGSALLPLPLDGITLEDKQTVNRALLRSGATISEMNCVRRHLSAIKGGRLAAACHPARVVNLLISDVPGDDPINIASGPTVADPTTCTDALEIIRRYGLELPAAVRDALDSGRGESIKPSDPRLARVSTHIVAAPRLALGAAAAVAAEAGVPVHILGDAIEGEARDVGTAMAGIARHVANHGLPFQPPCVLLSGGETTVTVSGSGRGGRNVEFLLALAIAADEHPSIHALAADTDGVDGQEEIAGAYLVPDALARARALGIRPRDALGNNDGHGFFGALGDAIVTGPTLTNVNDFRAIYIAGSETETGRI, encoded by the coding sequence ATGACTTCTCGACCTGATCCCCGGCAACTGTTGCGCGACATGCTCGATGCAGCCATCGCGAGCGCGCAAGCGGAACGATGCATCCCGCCGTATCTGCCGGAACCGCCACCGGGTCGCCTGATCGTGATTGGTGCCGGCAAAGCCTCGGCAGAAATGGCACACGTGGTTGAACAAAACTGGGCAGGCGTGCTCACTGGTTTGGTGGTGACGCGTTACGGCTACGCGGTACCGTGTGAGCGGATAGAGATCGTTGAGGCCGCGCATCCGGTGCCTGACGAAGCTGGTTTAAATGCAGCACGACGAATCCTGAAGCTTGTGTCGGGACTCACCGCTGAGGACATGGTCCTGTGCCTGATCTCAGGCGGCGGCTCTGCCTTGTTACCCCTGCCGCTCGACGGCATCACCCTCGAGGACAAGCAGACGGTGAATCGTGCCTTGCTGCGCAGCGGTGCCACCATCAGCGAAATGAACTGCGTACGCCGGCACCTGTCAGCCATCAAGGGCGGGCGTCTGGCCGCGGCCTGTCACCCCGCCCGCGTGGTGAATCTGCTGATCTCTGATGTCCCGGGCGACGACCCCATCAATATCGCCTCTGGCCCGACCGTCGCGGACCCGACGACCTGTACCGATGCGCTGGAGATCATCCGCCGATACGGCCTCGAATTGCCGGCGGCGGTGAGGGATGCTCTGGACTCAGGACGCGGGGAATCCATCAAGCCGAGTGATCCGCGACTTGCGCGTGTCAGCACCCACATCGTTGCGGCGCCGCGGCTGGCGCTCGGCGCGGCGGCGGCCGTGGCGGCGGAAGCGGGGGTTCCCGTGCATATTCTCGGCGATGCGATCGAAGGCGAAGCGCGGGACGTGGGCACCGCCATGGCCGGCATCGCCCGCCATGTGGCCAATCACGGGTTGCCATTTCAGCCTCCGTGCGTGCTGCTCTCTGGTGGCGAGACGACAGTCACTGTATCCGGAAGCGGGCGCGGTGGGCGCAATGTGGAGTTCCTGCTCGCGCTGGCCATTGCTGCCGATGAACACCCCTCCATTCATGCTCTAGCGGCCGACACGGACGGCGTCGATGGTCAGGAGGAAATTGCTGGGGCCTACCTAGTCCCTGATGCCCTGGCCCGCGCCCGGGCGTTGGGCATCCGCCCGCGTGACGCTCTCGGCAACAACGACGGTCACGGCTTCTTCGGCGCCTTGGGCGACGCCATCGTGACCGGTCCGACACTGACCAATGTGAATGACTTTCGCGCCATCTACATTGCCGGGTCAGAAACGGAAACAGGTCGAATCTAA
- a CDS encoding NADP-dependent malic enzyme → MSGSNRDAALEYHRYPRPGKIAVTPTKALTNQQDLSLAYSPGVAAACEAIVESPAEAANLTARSNLIGVVTNGTAVLGLGNIGPLAAKPVMEGKGVLFKKFADIDVFDLEINEPDADKLIDMIAALEPTFGGINLEDIKAPECFYIEKQLRERMNIPVFHDDQHGTAIVVGAAVLNGLHLQGKDLKTIKLVTSGAGAAALACLDLLVMLGVPVENIWVTDIEGVVYEGRTALMDPIKARYAKPTEARTLGEIIEGADVFLGLSAGGVLKQDMVRKMAAKPLVLALANPRPEILPEDVKAVRDDAIIATGRSDYPNQVNNVLCFPFIFRGALDVGATTITDEMKMAAVRAIAELARAEQSDIVAAAYGEKVAGFGSDYIIPRPFDPRLIVLIAPAVARAAMESGVATRPIADWDAYTTLLNGFVWRSGLIMKPVFAAAKRNPKRIIFSEGESERVLRAVQIVVDEGLARPILIGRPAVVMNHIERFGLRLQPETDFELVNPDSDPRYDTLWKHYHGLMERSGVSVEYAKREVRRRSTLIGALLLKFGDADGLICGTYGMHQLHLKFIDDVLGRKPGASKCYTLNLLNLPGRTVFMADTYVTYDPTPAQLVEMTVMAAEEMRRFGVEPKVALLSHSSFGSDDSPTSAKMREALRLLHEQHPDIEVEGEMHGDAALDATTRMQVFPNARMREDANLLIFPTLDAANIAFNLLKTASGEGMTVGPILLGAAKPAHILTPTATVRRIVNMTALTVVEAGQDGEESSLGRESRA, encoded by the coding sequence ATGAGCGGATCCAACCGCGACGCCGCGCTGGAGTACCACCGTTACCCGCGGCCCGGCAAGATCGCCGTCACGCCGACCAAGGCGCTGACCAACCAGCAGGACTTGTCGCTGGCCTATTCGCCGGGCGTGGCCGCTGCCTGCGAGGCGATCGTCGAGTCGCCCGCCGAGGCCGCCAACCTGACCGCGCGCAGCAACCTGATCGGTGTGGTGACCAACGGCACCGCCGTGCTCGGCCTGGGCAACATCGGCCCGCTGGCCGCCAAGCCGGTGATGGAAGGCAAGGGCGTGCTGTTCAAGAAGTTCGCCGATATCGATGTGTTCGACCTGGAGATCAACGAGCCCGACGCCGATAAGCTGATCGATATGATCGCCGCGCTGGAGCCGACCTTCGGCGGCATCAACCTCGAGGACATCAAGGCGCCCGAATGCTTCTACATCGAAAAGCAGTTGCGCGAGCGGATGAACATCCCGGTCTTCCATGACGACCAGCACGGCACGGCGATCGTGGTCGGTGCCGCGGTGCTCAACGGCCTGCATCTGCAGGGCAAGGACCTGAAGACCATCAAGCTGGTGACCTCCGGTGCCGGCGCCGCGGCGCTGGCCTGCCTGGATCTGCTGGTGATGCTCGGCGTGCCGGTCGAGAACATCTGGGTGACCGACATCGAGGGCGTGGTGTACGAAGGGCGCACCGCGCTGATGGACCCGATCAAGGCGCGCTATGCCAAGCCTACCGAGGCGCGCACGCTGGGCGAGATCATCGAGGGGGCGGACGTGTTCCTCGGCCTGTCGGCCGGCGGCGTGCTCAAACAGGACATGGTGCGCAAGATGGCCGCCAAGCCGCTGGTGCTGGCGCTGGCCAACCCGCGCCCGGAGATCCTGCCCGAGGACGTCAAGGCGGTGCGCGACGACGCGATCATCGCCACCGGCCGCTCGGACTATCCGAACCAGGTCAACAACGTGCTGTGCTTCCCGTTCATCTTCCGCGGGGCGCTGGACGTGGGTGCGACCACCATCACCGACGAGATGAAGATGGCGGCGGTCAGGGCCATTGCCGAACTGGCGCGCGCCGAGCAGAGCGATATCGTGGCCGCGGCCTACGGCGAGAAGGTGGCCGGTTTCGGCTCGGACTACATCATCCCCCGCCCCTTTGACCCGCGCCTGATCGTGCTCATCGCGCCGGCAGTGGCTCGCGCGGCGATGGAATCGGGCGTGGCGACGCGGCCGATCGCCGACTGGGACGCCTACACCACGCTGCTCAACGGCTTTGTGTGGCGCTCCGGCTTGATCATGAAGCCGGTGTTCGCCGCCGCCAAGCGCAACCCCAAGCGCATCATCTTCAGCGAGGGCGAGTCCGAGCGGGTGCTGCGCGCGGTGCAGATCGTGGTCGACGAAGGCCTGGCGCGGCCGATCCTGATCGGCCGGCCGGCGGTGGTGATGAACCACATCGAGCGCTTCGGCCTGCGCCTGCAGCCGGAGACGGATTTCGAGCTGGTCAACCCGGATTCCGACCCGCGCTACGACACCCTGTGGAAGCACTACCACGGGCTGATGGAGCGCAGCGGGGTGTCGGTGGAGTACGCCAAGCGCGAGGTGCGCCGCCGCTCGACGCTGATCGGCGCGCTGCTGCTCAAGTTCGGCGACGCCGATGGCCTGATCTGCGGCACCTACGGCATGCACCAGCTGCACCTGAAGTTCATCGACGATGTGCTCGGGCGCAAGCCGGGCGCCAGCAAGTGCTACACCCTCAACCTGCTCAACCTGCCGGGGCGCACGGTGTTCATGGCTGACACCTATGTCACCTACGACCCGACGCCGGCGCAGCTGGTCGAGATGACGGTGATGGCCGCCGAGGAAATGCGCCGCTTCGGCGTCGAGCCCAAGGTCGCCTTGCTGTCGCACTCGAGCTTCGGCTCCGACGACTCGCCGACCTCGGCCAAGATGCGCGAGGCACTGCGCCTGCTGCACGAGCAGCATCCGGACATCGAGGTCGAGGGCGAGATGCACGGTGACGCGGCGCTCGACGCCACCACGCGCATGCAGGTCTTCCCGAACGCGCGCATGCGCGAGGACGCCAACCTGCTGATCTTCCCGACGCTGGATGCGGCCAACATCGCCTTCAACCTGCTCAAGACCGCTTCGGGCGAGGGCATGACGGTGGGCCCGATCCTGCTCGGCGCCGCCAAGCCGGCGCACATCCTCACGCCCACGGCGACGGTCCGGCGCATCGTCAACATGACGGCGCTGACGGTGGTGGAGGCGGGGCAGGATGGAGAGGAAAGTTCTTTGGGCCGGGAGTCTCGAGCGTAA
- a CDS encoding Fic family protein, protein MSSTNDLLNSIRASANGLTLAELLAGHPDIARRTAQRQIAKLIDGGRIVARGEGRARRYFDASRQTGADAPADGTDGFPRHIPLSADSVDVLAYIDQPPEARAPVGYQPDFLDAYRPNETWYLSASLRRQLHKMGRTADVDKPAGTYSRAILNRLLIDLSWASSHLEGNTYSRLDTRALIEHGKAARGKAAIETQMILNHKTAIELLVENIEATEFNRYTLMNLHSALAENLLPNPADEGRIRLHAVDIGKSVYRPLSTPQQIEHALDALLGKVTQIRDPFEQSFFMMVHLPYLQPFADINKRTSRLAANLPLFRANLCPLTFLDVPEQAYSRATLGVYEMTRVELLRDLYVWAYERSTQEYLAIKQDLAEPDPLRLVWRDLIKQTIHEVITHPAADPLGCIQRITAERVPEQQQPDVQALIVEELRRLHEGVLARYGLRPSEYLAWKAVQGH, encoded by the coding sequence ATGTCTTCGACCAACGACCTGCTCAACAGCATCCGGGCCTCAGCAAACGGATTGACGCTGGCCGAACTCTTGGCCGGGCATCCTGACATTGCCCGGCGAACGGCACAGCGCCAGATCGCGAAACTGATCGATGGCGGCCGGATTGTCGCACGGGGTGAAGGCCGGGCCCGTAGATATTTTGATGCCAGCCGCCAGACCGGCGCGGATGCGCCGGCTGACGGCACCGATGGTTTCCCTCGCCATATCCCCCTGTCGGCCGATAGCGTCGATGTCCTGGCCTACATCGACCAACCGCCCGAAGCGCGCGCACCTGTGGGCTACCAGCCTGATTTTCTGGACGCCTACCGCCCCAATGAAACCTGGTATCTGTCGGCGTCGCTGCGCCGCCAGTTGCACAAGATGGGTAGAACGGCCGACGTCGACAAGCCGGCAGGCACCTACAGCCGTGCGATTCTCAACCGGCTGCTGATCGACCTGTCATGGGCGTCGAGCCACCTCGAAGGCAACACCTACTCCCGGCTCGACACGCGCGCACTCATCGAGCACGGCAAGGCCGCGCGCGGCAAGGCCGCGATCGAAACGCAGATGATCCTCAACCACAAGACAGCCATCGAGTTGCTGGTTGAAAACATCGAAGCCACCGAGTTCAATCGATACACCTTGATGAACCTGCACAGCGCGCTGGCGGAAAACCTGCTGCCCAACCCGGCCGACGAAGGGCGAATCCGCCTGCACGCCGTCGATATCGGAAAGAGCGTCTACCGCCCGCTCTCCACGCCGCAGCAGATCGAGCATGCGCTGGATGCGCTGCTGGGCAAGGTCACGCAGATTCGCGACCCGTTCGAGCAGTCCTTCTTCATGATGGTGCACCTGCCCTACCTGCAGCCCTTTGCCGACATCAACAAGCGCACCTCGCGCCTGGCCGCCAACCTGCCCCTGTTCCGCGCCAACCTGTGCCCGCTCACCTTTCTGGACGTGCCCGAGCAGGCCTACAGCCGCGCCACACTGGGTGTGTACGAGATGACCCGCGTCGAGCTGCTGCGCGACCTGTACGTCTGGGCCTACGAACGCTCGACGCAGGAATATCTCGCTATCAAGCAAGACCTCGCAGAACCCGACCCCCTCCGCCTGGTTTGGCGCGACCTGATCAAACAAACCATCCACGAGGTCATCACCCACCCGGCGGCGGACCCGCTCGGCTGCATACAACGAATCACGGCAGAGCGCGTTCCCGAGCAACAGCAGCCCGACGTGCAAGCCCTCATCGTCGAAGAACTCCGTCGGCTGCATGAGGGTGTGCTGGCACGCTATGGTTTGCGGCCGTCAGAGTATTTGGCGTGGAAGGCGGTGCAGGGGCATTGA
- the yjjJ gene encoding type II toxin-antitoxin system HipA family toxin YjjJ, giving the protein MSDHVESLRRHLSSGVRTARQLADHLGVSQPTVSRAIAALGDDVVRIGAARSIQYALRDAARGLPDMPVYRVDTQGRLRKLGMLIPVRPDGFVMRQEDGVTLHSAGLPWWLFDMRPQGYLGRAYVARHSQALGLPDRLVDWNDTHALHALLAHGHDVVGNLLLGDTARQHFLVAPEGVPLTAPGKAAAYAELAQAAARGEAPGSSAGGEQPKFTAMAATPDGPRHMIVKFSEAEASPVTERWRDLLLAEHLALDTLRRAGLPAAVSRIVDHAGQRFLEVERFDRVGPLGRRALHSLAALDAEFVGTGAGTWPTVVRPLASAGQITPEAADVAELLWAFGTLIGNTDMHHGNLSFIADHGRPYAIAPAYDMTPMAFAPHRSGALPDTLPAASIHASVSAEHWRRAEALARAFLARVGGEQEFSPRFRACVDALAGHVDAAGEKIGRLG; this is encoded by the coding sequence ATGTCTGATCATGTCGAATCTCTGCGGCGCCACCTCTCGTCAGGTGTGCGCACCGCGCGCCAACTGGCCGACCACCTGGGCGTCAGCCAGCCCACGGTGTCGCGCGCCATCGCCGCACTGGGCGACGACGTGGTACGCATCGGCGCCGCGCGATCCATTCAATACGCCCTGCGCGACGCCGCACGCGGCCTGCCCGACATGCCGGTGTACCGTGTCGACACCCAAGGGCGGCTGCGCAAGCTCGGCATGCTGATCCCGGTGCGGCCGGACGGCTTCGTCATGCGCCAGGAAGACGGCGTCACGCTGCACAGCGCAGGCCTGCCGTGGTGGCTGTTCGACATGCGGCCGCAGGGCTACCTTGGGCGTGCCTACGTGGCCCGCCACAGCCAGGCCCTCGGCCTGCCCGACCGCCTCGTCGACTGGAACGACACCCATGCCCTGCACGCACTACTGGCGCACGGGCACGACGTGGTCGGCAACCTGCTGCTTGGCGACACCGCCCGACAGCACTTCCTGGTCGCGCCCGAGGGCGTGCCGCTCACGGCGCCCGGCAAGGCCGCGGCGTATGCCGAACTGGCACAGGCCGCCGCTCGCGGCGAAGCGCCGGGCTCGTCCGCCGGCGGCGAGCAGCCCAAGTTCACCGCCATGGCCGCCACCCCCGACGGCCCGCGGCATATGATCGTCAAGTTCAGCGAAGCCGAAGCCAGCCCGGTTACCGAGCGCTGGCGCGACCTGCTGCTGGCCGAACACCTCGCCCTCGACACCCTGCGCCGCGCCGGCCTCCCGGCCGCCGTCTCACGCATCGTCGACCACGCCGGGCAGCGCTTCCTCGAAGTCGAACGCTTCGACCGCGTCGGCCCGCTCGGTCGGCGCGCGCTGCACTCGCTCGCCGCGCTCGACGCCGAATTCGTCGGCACCGGCGCCGGCACCTGGCCCACCGTCGTGCGCCCGCTGGCCAGCGCCGGGCAAATCACCCCCGAAGCCGCGGATGTGGCCGAGCTGCTGTGGGCCTTCGGCACCCTCATCGGCAACACCGACATGCACCACGGCAACCTCTCCTTCATCGCCGACCACGGCCGCCCCTACGCCATCGCCCCCGCCTACGACATGACCCCCATGGCCTTCGCCCCCCACCGCAGCGGCGCCCTGCCCGACACCCTGCCGGCGGCGAGCATCCACGCCAGCGTCAGCGCCGAGCACTGGCGCCGCGCCGAAGCGCTGGCGCGGGCGTTTCTGGCGCGGGTTGGGGGGGAGCAAGAGTTCAGCCCGCGGTTTCGGGCGTGTGTCGATGCCCTCGCGGGGCATGTCGATGCGGCGGGGGAGAAGATCGGGCGGCTGGGGTGA
- a CDS encoding LysR family transcriptional regulator — protein sequence MSWIFRLLISKMDYTSLRAFVTVAREGNLTRAAERLFVTQPALSLQLKKLQAGLDLTLFERTPRGMRLTEAGQRLLPAAERALAAGAEFGAAAAALKDAVVGRLRLGTIVDPEFLRLGTFLGTLAERHPALSFELSHGMSGTAAQRVETGELDVAYTLGAPGFAELAGRFQVVGLTEFSYRVVAPPGWAGQVRGKGWRALAALPWIETPPESVHHRLLARIFAAEGVRPNVVARVDLEPTMLDLVRSGVALALARDSLALRAAHAEGVVIADSVSVAAELGFICRADRRTEAPIQAAMAAIAQVWGG from the coding sequence TTGAGCTGGATATTTCGACTGCTTATATCGAAAATGGACTACACCAGCCTGCGCGCCTTCGTCACCGTCGCCCGTGAGGGCAATCTCACCCGCGCCGCCGAGCGTCTCTTCGTCACCCAGCCGGCGCTCAGCCTGCAGCTCAAGAAGCTGCAGGCCGGGCTGGACCTGACCCTGTTCGAGCGCACCCCGCGCGGCATGCGCCTCACCGAGGCCGGCCAGCGCCTGCTGCCGGCGGCCGAGCGGGCGCTGGCGGCGGGGGCCGAATTCGGCGCCGCGGCCGCCGCGCTCAAGGATGCGGTGGTCGGCCGCCTGCGCCTGGGCACCATCGTCGATCCGGAATTCCTGCGTCTGGGGACCTTCCTCGGCACGCTGGCCGAGCGGCATCCGGCGCTGTCCTTCGAACTGAGCCACGGCATGTCGGGCACCGCCGCGCAGCGCGTCGAAACCGGCGAGCTGGACGTCGCCTACACCCTCGGCGCGCCCGGCTTTGCCGAATTGGCGGGGCGCTTCCAGGTGGTGGGGCTCACCGAGTTCAGCTACCGCGTAGTGGCGCCGCCGGGCTGGGCGGGGCAGGTGCGCGGCAAGGGCTGGCGCGCGCTGGCCGCGCTGCCGTGGATCGAAACCCCGCCCGAGTCGGTGCACCACCGCCTGCTGGCGCGCATCTTCGCCGCCGAGGGCGTGCGCCCGAATGTGGTGGCGCGGGTGGACCTGGAGCCCACCATGCTCGACCTGGTGCGCTCCGGTGTCGCCCTCGCCTTGGCGCGCGACAGCCTCGCGCTGCGCGCCGCGCATGCCGAAGGCGTGGTGATTGCCGACAGCGTGTCGGTGGCCGCCGAGCTGGGCTTCATCTGCCGCGCCGACCGGCGCACCGAGGCGCCGATCCAGGCGGCGATGGCGGCCATCGCCCAGGTGTGGGGCGGCTGA